In a genomic window of Dyadobacter fermentans DSM 18053:
- a CDS encoding TolC family protein, with protein MPMKYAALGLLLFFTIQSASAQESLSKDVDYAYLDRLIAISKANYPKIKMYQAHIDAAATGVRKAKLSYFDIFNFSYLYVPKNDRAAPVSPSFPFTYQFGFFVNIGAILQKPSMVKQAKSELASAEYDKQSFDLNMEAEIKKRYFTYIQKKAVYRVRSNASLDVESMLDNVKKRFEMGQETLEKYNQVLIMQTDHAQNLLNSESEVLVAKSSLEELLGQKLEDIK; from the coding sequence ATGCCGATGAAATATGCCGCTTTGGGGCTCCTGCTTTTTTTTACCATTCAGAGCGCTTCTGCCCAGGAGTCTTTGAGCAAAGACGTCGATTACGCGTACCTGGACAGGCTGATCGCCATTAGCAAGGCCAATTATCCCAAAATCAAAATGTACCAGGCGCATATCGATGCGGCTGCCACGGGAGTCAGAAAGGCGAAGCTTTCCTATTTCGATATTTTCAACTTCTCTTACCTGTACGTGCCCAAAAACGACCGTGCTGCGCCGGTTTCCCCTTCATTTCCATTCACTTATCAGTTCGGCTTTTTTGTCAATATCGGCGCCATTCTGCAAAAGCCGTCGATGGTGAAGCAGGCTAAAAGCGAACTGGCATCGGCGGAATACGACAAGCAGTCGTTCGACCTGAATATGGAAGCGGAGATCAAGAAAAGGTATTTCACATACATTCAGAAGAAGGCCGTCTACCGCGTGCGCTCGAATGCGTCGCTGGACGTCGAAAGCATGCTCGACAATGTGAAGAAACGCTTCGAAATGGGGCAGGAGACATTGGAAAAGTATAATCAGGTGCTCATCATGCAAACCGACCACGCACAAAATCTCCTGAATTCGGAGAGCGAAGTGCTGGTGGCAAAAAGCAGCCTGGAAGAATTGTTAGGACAAAAATTAGAAGATATCAAATGA